TTCCCTCGCCAGCTGGGCCAACCTGAGCCAGTCTTCCTCTCAAACAATCGGCATTTTCAACTATAAAACTGGAGTCGTAATACCCGCTTTGCAGGATTATTGTGAAAATCAGATAAGGTAACACATATAAAGTACATAGCACAGTTATCAGTATGGTATCAGTAAGTGGAAGCAGGCATGATTACTCTGAGAACCTTCCacgtatttaaaaagaaacttatttttccaTAATGTCTTCTCTTCTCCAAACTGAGCATCTCCTTCTTCAAGTATACTTTGGAACATGgcaaaaaatattctttccctgATCTAGATACTGCACTTGCTTACAGCTTAGGTTCGGATTTAGTGTCCGACTTAAATGATACCTGGTTAACACTCCCTGCTGCAACTGGCCATTTACCTATTGCCAGAAACCAGGGTGGATTTCCTCTAGTTGATAAAACTGGACAGAAAGCAGGTCCATGGTGCATCTGGGCAAGTCCACCgtaagtctgcttgtccctcctgaCGGCAGCCTGTTTCCATATCATAAGGTATATGCTTTTGGAGGAGAATGCCTTCTTGTCATTGTCTGGTCTCCAAGAGAAAACAGTTTTGCTGGTCCTGCTGCATCTCCTAGTCCACCTCTTGGGGGTAAAGTGAAGTAACTGCTGAATAGGCAATAACCACTAGCCGGGTTTCTCAATGGGGAGGAGCTAATTTAACATCATGAGCCCAAGAAATGTGATCTGCTTGGCCTTCCCTCTCCACGGGGACCAGTGAGAGCTAGTTAGCCTGCTCATTCTAAAGACTAGGTGGGCAAGGAGGAAGTCGGCGAGCTCATTGCGGCACTCACACGAACTTGCATTCTCCTACCTGGCCTTTATGTTATAGAGATGACGTTGCCCTTCATCATTTGTACATttcatgttcttatttatttcatgGTCAGTGAGTGAAGAGGGGTGCTATTCGCTGGCCACCTGCAGGCCCCAGTATGTTCTGACCATAATCTGGAACAATCCCACTGAACGAATGCTGATGGCTGAGGAGGTCgggaggtggagggggctgcgctaGCCTCCTGCCTTGCTCCTCCCCAGCAGCAGTTCTCTTTTCTACAATCAGCAGAAAACCACCACGAGAGGGATGGAAACAGAAAGAGGCCTGGGAGATTGCAGTTTTTCACATGCTCCATCTGTTCACTGTCTAAAAGCTAAGTAATAAGGGTCACAGAAGATCCTATTTCAGCTCAACAGACTTAAAATAAATGACTTCTAGACACTGGAATTTGTTACTGATTTTAACCCGCAGTCAGCCAGAAGTTCTGAAAAAGAGGTAAGACCCACCAAGTGGGTAGAGAGCAGCACAAATGGCAAACCATCAATCACGTACGTCAATGAGCACTGGATAGACTTCtcctgatgaattttttttaatgccagatATTACAGCTCAGCTTCCTTTAGGGGTGCCCATGTGACTACTTCTAGCCTCTTGAGGGAGAAGTCCCTTGTGGGAGCTTCTTGGAGTTTCctttctaaagaaaaagagagacaagcaaGAAGagtctttttccctctcttctgtgCTATTTTGTGATTACAACAGCCATGTTGGAGCCATAAAGCAACAAAGACTGAGGTCGACGGAGTAGAAGGATGCAGAGAACCCGGGCCCTTGAAGACTTCAGGTTGCTACTGAACAAATTATGGAGTTACCTACCTGTAGACGTCTCATTTATGATGATGAGATGCAATCATTGTTTAAGCCATTTTTAGCTAAGTAGTCTGTTACTTGTAGTGAAGATATTCTCTCCCCCCATCTtttctttggagagagagagaccctggAGGCcggaggggaagagacagaggagagggagaaagagaatgtcaagcagaatctcaagcagactccacccccagtgtggagcccaatatggggctcgatctcacgaccctgaggtcatgacctgagctgaatctaagagtcagatgcttaaccaactgagccatccaggcaccccatagtGAAGATATTCTAATTGCTACAGGCATGAGTAGCAAATGGTATCTATCACTAGGCCCCTCTTTAAAACATCTTTCTCCTGcttacactttttaaatatagtatatatatcacacacataGATGTATGTCAGTATGTACTTCTGGCTGTAATTATGCACAATTAAGTGTACataggaaaagaaattttaaaaagagtagatAAGCACAATAAAATGCTAGGGCGGTAATCTTTGGTAAGTGAAACTTTGGAGAATATAATCTCTTCTATGTTTCTATATCTTACAAATTTTCTATGAATATAGACCTTTATcttcatacagaaaaaaaacttattttcatgaagtaaaactttcataagggcaaattttttaattcaatcatGTTGGTTTTTCATAGAACTTTCATGTGGCTAAAAGAAGAATATCTGTACAAAGGAGGCGATGTAGTTTCCTACTacctgagaagagaaaaatgagaaatgggtCTAATTTAtacaagaaaagataaaaaattaaacacttgcTGTTTAATAAAAATAGCACAGAGCTAGACTGGATAATCTCCAGGTCTACCATCCAGTGAACtgacaaagaaaagtaaaaatattcccACAGTTATTTCTCCAGGGATTCTAGCAAAATAGCATAGTCACTGATTAGCAATGTCTAAGGattttagaaatcaaaaataCATAGTTTTTCTATGCAAGGCCCTGCAAAATAATTGTATGTATAATTACTGAGTATTTGTTCAGAATACCAAAAGAACTTGGATAACAAGAGTGTAAATCTCCCCCGAATGACAGCACTGACAGCTTGTGATTTATGCACATGGTTCACCCCTCCATTGCTACTCTGGGATATCCTTTTGCAAGGGTATGTAATTTATTCTTGGGTCTGtttcattaagagaaaaatacacgTGCGAGGGAAAgaaccagatctttttttttctttcaaaattactctttttaactataaacatatattaattttctaacaTATTTCAGGCAACTGCTTAGTAATAGATAAAAGGcagtatatgttcttttttttaaatttttatttatttatgatagtcacagagagagagagagagagagagaggcagagacacaggcagagggagaagcaggctccatgcaccgggagcctgacgtgggattcgatcccgagcctccaggatcgcgccctgggccaaaggcaggcgctaaactgctgcgccacccagggatcccggcagtATATGTTCTAACAAAAaatcaaaggaatgaaaaataaaccaaaacctagttttttttggggggggggggtaaagattttatttatttattcatgagagaggcagagacacaggcaaaaggagaagcaggctccatgcagggagcccgacgtgggactcaatctcgggtctccacgatcacgccctgagctgaaggaggcactaaaccgctgagccacccgagctgccctaaaACCTAGTTTTGAAGACGACACACATCTTATGACGAAGATGTTACAAGAGAACAAAGCAGCCCAGGAATTCTGTGGAGGCAGAGCTTATGGCTGGGgaatgggggtgggcagggctttAATGAGGACCTAGAAACTAAGTGAACCTCTGGGAAGGAAGGATGAGGATTGGGTAAGTGAGGAGACTCCAAGACACTCCAGGAAGCGCTCTGAATGAACAAGGCTCAGACACAGACCATGGGGCACCTTTAGACGTCAATGTGTGGACCAACCAGGCTATGGTGAAGGATGCCAGGAGGAGCGAAAGTAATCGGGGAGATTAGGGAATAGTCACACCATGAAGGGAATTGCACACCCGAATGGAAACTCCTGATTTCATCCTATAGCACAGTGCTGACTTCCCAcactctggagtcagacaaaaGGTTTAAGCTCCAGCTTTTGTTTAATTGCTACATGACCTTAGGCACATTAGctacttttctttccttactttttcatttccttcctgcttttcagcttgctttctttttttcggAATTTGGCTTTACTTTTTTCAACTTTCACTGCGAAAGTTTGCAAATATGCACACGAGTCACGACACCCGTGTAATACGCCCCACGTATGCATCATTGTTTCACCTCCACAGTTTCCACTCCCTCCTCAGCATCCCCCCACCAGGCCTGATAGGATTCCTGGGATAGGTCCCTGGGAGCACCTGGTTAAGGAATTCCTGCAGGTGGGAGAAGCTAGGAAAGGCTACCTGAGGAGGACCCCCGTGAAAGCAGTATCCACCTTCGACTTGAGACACGTGGGTCCCAACCTGGGTTTCACGCTTTAAAGGGCCTGCTCCCACCCACCTCTGGTCATTCTCCTTTCCGGAGGGAAAGAAATCCCAAGGAAAGGTCCTCGCCTGCAGCCTGTGCCTCCTCAACAAGTCCTGGTATGGTACCTGGCACCCAGGAATTTCCTGTCTAAATGTCTTGGGGCCATCTCTAGGACATGCTCTAGCAGGTGGCTGGTTGACAGGTGGATGCAGGCAGAGCTTAGACCTGTGGGGCTGAGGCTGCTCACATAGGTGTGAGGCCCCTAAGCTACCAAAGGAGagagtagaggaagagagaaagggtccccccacccccacctttgtTCCTACAGACAAAGAACTCCCATCTGGAGCTCCATTCTTGCCCCACAACCCACAAACGCCTCTGAAAGTAAGTGCCATCTACAATTGTTCTCAAACTTATGCCACTGATCCCTTTTGTCAAGTCAGCTCCCAGGACCGCCAAAGAGCCAGATGAGCATCGTCTGAGTGCCTGGAGGAATGGAATAAAGCTGACACATGAAAGAGCAAAGTTGATCGATATGGTTGTCATCAGAAGGACAGGGATGCATTGGACTAGGAGGCCCAAGCAGACCAACATTCTCTTGGTGAGCAGATCTTTTCCAGGGCTTTCTCTACCAGAAAGTTAGAGCCTTAtagtgtttaaaacaaaaaccacctgTGGATGCCTTTGTGTGACAGAGTTAATGTTTATGAACGTACTTCATTTTGGAGGGAAGAAGTGCTAGGAGTAACTAACACCTGTTACATCCTAGAATTTAACCATTAAAGTGCAagggggtgggaagtggggggggggggttagacTGCTGGTGCTATATGTATTAACAGGTATATACCTAAagcagaaaagtagaaaaggCAAAGTAGGGCAGCCCACAACTGCAATTAGGATATTTTATTCCTGAGTGGATAATATGTGGTTTCATTTAAATAAGAACACAATCTCCATTAACTTAATTCGTAAAAGCAATAACTCCAACACTCCAGCTATTGCCCTGGTAAGGCATTTTTAGACACATCATTGCTACTTCGAAATTAAAAGTGAATCAGTCCTGTGGAGTTAATTACCAGTAAATATAACCTAAAGGAGGTCTCCCAAATGGCACCGAGCCAGCCTAAGATGGTTCTCAGTGTTCACCAGAAACGCTGGAAGATACCGGGTATTTGAAAAGCTAAGTTCATATGTGTCGCAAGTGCTTTGAGGAACAGCAGGAGCAATCATTTGCCGCATCCAcagtgagaaacaaaaataaagggctGATTAAAAGAAGACCACTTCAATAGAGATTTAGAAAAAGTGtcccctccaccccgccccacccccccaaagCAAGCTCTCTGTTGCTGTTGCAACCTATTCCCTAATTCAGTTATGTTTACAGAAAGCAAATCATATCCATTTCCTTTTAATGCTGGCATCCGACCCTATTTGATTATATAAGGTAGAAATCATTTGAGaaactaagaataaaattaaGCCAGAACGAAGAAGTTACCCTCATCACTACTGCTGTGGAATACAGTGTCCTCTGCTACAGTGTTCTCGAGGAGATATGCAAGAAGaccagagacagaagaaaaacacTCAGAGAGATAGTTGTCTgaactttaattaaatatttgaatcatAATTAAATCTTTGAATCAAGGAAAATGGGAATAGATGAAACCTTAGTGAGAGAGAAACAGTACATGCACAAAGGGGACAGGTTAATAAAATGACTGCTGACCTATTATTGGTAATGAACATAATCTGTTTCATTTTACTACAAACATGTCTGTTTCCTGCACCTCCCATAATTATTCAAATGCCCTAGTAAGTGCAATTATTCAAATGCACGCATGTTCCCGCTGTCCTAACTTACACAATGTTCAAGAGTGCAACAGGGCAAGCTGTTCTTTGTTCTGAACCACACAGGCAGGTAATTGAGGTTGCTCGGCCCCAGATTTGATGTAGTTAGCAGTCATGATGCTAATAGATGATTAtcttaaattacttttttccccaccttAATTTTATGAAGTGACTTCATATGATTTTGCGTCTCagctatttctaaataaattcgGTAAACCAAAGACAAGCCTCGAACCACACATTTTAAGACAGATTCCCACTGGAACTGTTTGCTATATATAACGGAGTCTATTACACCTCTTTCAACAGTCTCAATATTGAGTTTCAACAGTCTCAATATTGAGTTTCAACAGACTCAATATTAACGTCGAGTGTTGTGGTCATGTGTATATGAGCTACATAGAAAACAGTGTTGCTTTCTAATGTGTGGCTTGTCTAAACCCTAAAAGAGCACAGACCGCTTTGCAGAGCCAAAACCATGATTATTGATCCATCTTGACTGTGGTTCCACTTGCAAGATAAAGTCCCAACTGGGAGTTTCTCACAAATTGGGTCAAGACAAGAAAGGTAGGTAGCCAGGGTGTCCCTGTGTCTCTTTTCCAAGAATTGAAGGCCACTTCTCCTGGTGTctggaagaagtaaaatgtcCTTGTCTAATGGGTATTGCTTTAGTAAACCACATGCCCAGTAGGTTCTAGCATCTAGGAGCATGCAATAGCAGCTAACGTTAGCTCTGCAGTCATGGCATTATTAGTGTTTAATTATAGCATGTGcattgagatattttaaatgttaaagagaaaacagaaggattCATTCTCCTTAGCAACCATTATAGTACAGAATGTTCAAAGCTGCGATCACACTCATAAGGCAAGTAAACTGATTACAAACGAAGGTAGCCACACGTGTGCATGCTATAGGAAACATGAAACTGGCACCTAAAACACCCCTTCTGTGTCTTCAAAATTCATGGCTGGCTCAGACCGTCAATGGGCACAATGGGAAATCCCCGCTTTAACCCGGCTGTGCCCATGTGGAGTCTTAGACGTGCGAACACGGGGGTCAAGTAATCGAtctgtttcctcttttctcacTGGCTAACGGTCCGACTTTATAAAAACCCTTTTAAGAATAAAGGGCTTGAGGTCTTAGCGGCAGCTCCTGCTGGCGGGCACATCTGCGGCTTCGCTCCCCAGGGCAGTGCGGGGGCTGCGGAGGGCGGAGGCTTCGTCCAAGACCAGCTACTTCCCCAGCGGCTCCGGGAAGGCCGCTGGCTGCGTGGGTACCGGCCGCGGTGGCCCGGGCGCTGGtgcgggaggcggggggcggcAGTCCAGGCCTCGGAGGGGGCGGCAGTCCAGGCCTTATCGCGGCGGGGGGACCCCGCAGTCCAGGCCTTATCGCGGCGGGGGGACCCCGCAGTCCAGGCCTTATCGCGGCGGGGGGACCCCGCAGTCCAGGCCTTATCGCGGCGGGGGGGACCCCGCAGTCCAGGCCTTATCGCGGCGGGGGGACCCCGCAGTCCAGGCCTTATCGCGGCGGGGGGCCCCCGCAGTCCAGGCCTTATCGCGGCGGGGGGACCCCGCAGTCCAGGCCTTATCACAGCTCCCTTGGCAAGACAGCGCGGAGATAATGAACCtgtccttttcaaaaaaatgtcaGTGTAGCAAGTCCTTGAAGTTTCCGGTGTTTCGACTTCAGGGTTTCtctaaaacacagaaacagaggcTAAAACTCGGGTGGCTGCGCACAGGGGCCTCGGGGAGCCCTCAGGGCGGGGCCTGCCGGGGTCCTGGCCGGGTCCTGGCGGGCGGGGTCCCGGCGGGCGGGGTCCCGGCGGGCGGGGTCCCGGCGGGCGGGGTCCCGGCGGGCGGGGTCCCGGCGGGCGGGGtcccggcgggcgggggcgggggcggggggcgccgccTCCGGGGCCCGGCCGGGTCACCAGTGCTGGCCGGCGGCGCGGGTGCCCAGCTGCGCCTGGGACACCGCGGGCACCgccgtggcggcggcggcggcggcggccgcgtcCCCGACGCCGGGCAGGACGGAGCGCACGGAGCGGCGGAACTCCTCGTTCCTCCAGGTGTAGAGCAGCGGGTTGAGCGCCGACAGGGCGCAGCACAGCAGCCAGCTGGCCGCCTGCACGCCCCAGGGCACGGGCAGCGAGAAGCCGCTGGCCAGGCTCACCCAGGCCAGCGGCTGCGTGGCCAGCAGGAAGACGCAGCAGAGCAGCAGCACCGACAGGCCGCTGAGACGCCGCTGCGCCCGGCGGGGCTGCAGCGCGGGCGGCAGGGGCTGGGCCTGCGCCGGGTGCGCCGTGCCGCCGGGGCCCGGGGCGTGCGGGGCGCCCgggaaggcggcggcggcggcggcgcagccGGGCAGCTGGTGCAGCAGGTGGAAGTTGAGGACGCTGACCCGCTTGACGCTGACGCGCACGCGGCGCACGATGCCCAGGTAGCAGTGCAGCAGCAGCGCCGTCTGCGCCAGCAGCGCGGCGGCCGCCAGCAGCGCGGGGTAGTGCAGGCGCGGGGGCGCGGCGCCGGGCCGCGGGGCCCAGGGCGGCAGCAGCAGCACGAGCGCCAGCGCCAGCGCCCAGGACAGCGCCAGCATGCCCGCCGTGTGGCGCCGCTGGTACAGCGCCTGGTAGGTGGCGGGCGCCCGGGTGATGAGCAGGTAGCGGTTCAGGGCCACCAGGCAGTGGGACAGCAGGGACACGGtgagccccaggcccagcagccCGCCCCGCAGCAGGCGGTAGCTGCCGCCCGCGCCGTCCCAGCCCGCGGGGGGCTCCGCCGCGCCGGCGGGCAGCAGCCCGAGCACCGCCTCCTGCGGCATCCAGAGGGCGCACACGCTCAGGTCGGCGGCGCAGCCGTTCACGATGAAGGCGTTGCTGGTGGTCTGCAGCTTCCGGAAGGACGACACGAGGTAGATGACCATGCCGTTGGCCAGCGTGCCCCCGATGGCCAGCCCCGAGTACAGGAGGGACACGGGGATGCGCCGGCCCGCCCACGACTCCTCTTCCTCGCAGAGCAGCAGCAGCGAGCCCCCGGTGGTGGAGGACGTGGACGCGGAGGAGGAGTTGGTCATGCTGCCCGGCTCTTCGCACCTCGCCGCCAGCCTCAGCTCCGCCCGGCGCGGCCCATCCCGGCAGCCGCCCGCACGGAGGGCGCGCACGTCCCCCGGGGCCTCCGCCCGCGACGCGCGAGGCGGACTAGCGGCCtgcgggagcgggggcggggcggggcggggcggggcggggcgggggccgcgcggcCGAGGGCAGGTGCCGCCTCGGGGGTGGCTCCGGCGCGCGGGGACAGCCGCCCGGGACGGGGCGCCGGCAGCAGGCTCCTGTCGTCCCCGAAACCCGCGCACACGCACGGAGCGGCGGCCGGACGGCGCCCCCGGTGTCCAGAAGGCAGACGCCGCCCAGCGGGGGCagcgccggggcgcggggcgcggggcgcgggggtacctggctctggggctggtcctcggcgggcggcggcggaggcAGGGGCGCCCGGAGACACCTCGTCACGGCCGCGTCCGTGGTCCCCGCGGCGGCAGGAGACGCTGCGCCCGCGTCAGGGCCGGGAGCCGGGGCTCGCGCCTCCCCGGGCAGAGGGCAGCAGCCCGCGGGCGCGGGGAGGcctccgggcgggcgggcggcgcggcaGGAGCGCGGGCGGGCGCCGGGCTCGGGCGCGGCGGGAGCGGAGCTGCGGGGAGCGGAGCTGCGGGGAGCGGAGCTGCGGGGAGCGCCGGCGGCGCGCGGAGCCGGGGTGCTGGCCGCGGTGCTGAACCCACACGGAGCGCTCTGGTGCTCAGCTCTGCATCACCCAGGGAAAAAGGCAGCCTTGCCACGCTTGGCATGAATTATTCAATAGCTTCTATCttgtgaaaggggaaaaaaataccttgTTCAGAAAGTGCTGTAATTAACAAGTTTCTCtgccttgtcttttctctctctctcgcccaATCACCTTATTTTTCaccctgcttcatttttcttcccttcatcctcttcctctcATCAGTGGTGGAATAAAACGTAATACGCTCCTGATCTATTTCGTCCTAGCCTCATGCGTTCCGTGGGCAAGATTTTTCTGAAGGATGACTATACTCCCATACCCAGGACTGATCTCTTCCATCCCACACTTGCAGAGAGAAttactttcttttccaaatgaaattctttttttttgtttcccctcCCTTTGGTAAGGTGGGACATGGGTAATTATCCACAGAAAATCCCCGAGCCTCCACTCAAATCATAACTTTGATTTTATTCTCATCACCAAACTCCTTTTCGGAGTTTGGCTTGTGTTCAGGAATGAAATGGTTAGAGGGTAAAAATGAAATGGTCAGGTGAAAAGTAGGTGtcagggagaaagaaggagaccTGAATAATCCAGTGTCGATGACACAATGACTCTTTACTtgagaacttttttattttgtggccTTAGATGGAGATTTGCAGTCAGATGTTGGAAACTTCTTTGACACAACCCCTTACTTAACCATTCCGCATGGGAAATTTTCCATAAAAGccacccttccctccccttgccccccagTAAATCCATTTTTGCTGTGAAAATCGTTTATTTGAAAACTTAAGTCAGTATGGAATATGGTAAGAGcgcataatggaaaaaaatgagccGTAGAGTTTCAGGACACCTGAGTTCTAAGCTGAGCCTCCACCAACTGGCCTTGTGATGGATCATTTTGTCATCTTGTCAAATAAGTTTTCACTCAGTGACTTCCAAGGCCCTTCCTTTTCAGACTTTCTGTGAATCTTCACACATAAATTTAACATTTCTCCTCCCTAGGTCTGACACTAGAAACGTTCCTCTCTATCTAACATGTGTTATAGCCCTGGATCCTATGGTAGGAGTCCTCTCCTGGCTGTCTGTAAGGTGACATTTCGGAATGGAGAGCAAGACGCACTTCCTCTgctgtcctctc
The genomic region above belongs to Vulpes lagopus strain Blue_001 chromosome 3, ASM1834538v1, whole genome shotgun sequence and contains:
- the GPR88 gene encoding probable G-protein coupled receptor 88 — encoded protein: MTNSSSASTSSTTGGSLLLLCEEEESWAGRRIPVSLLYSGLAIGGTLANGMVIYLVSSFRKLQTTSNAFIVNGCAADLSVCALWMPQEAVLGLLPAGAAEPPAGWDGAGGSYRLLRGGLLGLGLTVSLLSHCLVALNRYLLITRAPATYQALYQRRHTAGMLALSWALALALVLLLPPWAPRPGAAPPRLHYPALLAAAALLAQTALLLHCYLGIVRRVRVSVKRVSVLNFHLLHQLPGCAAAAAAFPGAPHAPGPGGTAHPAQAQPLPPALQPRRAQRRLSGLSVLLLCCVFLLATQPLAWVSLASGFSLPVPWGVQAASWLLCCALSALNPLLYTWRNEEFRRSVRSVLPGVGDAAAAAAAATAVPAVSQAQLGTRAAGQHW